One window of the Labilibaculum sp. genome contains the following:
- the cbiB gene encoding adenosylcobinamide-phosphate synthase CbiB encodes MEQIELIILPLVIGYILDLIFGDPRSLPHPIVLFGNAITLFTKYLNKGKYLLLKGAAMALGLAASVYFIFSCINIITLNWNSTVYIIVTSIFVFYGLANKSLLQEGFAVFKHLNEKGLDAGRKRLSWIVGRDTSKLSEQEIRLAVLETLSENLSDGVVAPLFYYAIAGVPGMMCYKIINTMDSMIGYKNEKYILYGRFAARLDDIANFIPARITAFLMVLLTLNSKGFLYIFKYGHAHLSPNAGYPESALAGIMNCQFGGAHDYGGKSVYKPFIGINNRTILNEDIHKLFYINHSVCFASIFLITAVHFPYRILL; translated from the coding sequence ATGGAACAAATTGAACTCATAATCCTCCCTCTTGTTATAGGATACATTTTGGATCTTATTTTTGGTGATCCAAGAAGCTTGCCACACCCAATTGTTTTATTTGGCAATGCGATTACTCTTTTTACTAAATATCTAAATAAAGGAAAATACCTACTTTTAAAAGGAGCTGCAATGGCTTTAGGATTAGCAGCTAGTGTGTATTTTATTTTTTCCTGCATAAATATCATCACCTTAAACTGGAATAGTACAGTTTATATCATAGTTACCTCGATATTTGTTTTTTACGGATTAGCGAACAAAAGCTTGTTGCAGGAAGGATTCGCAGTCTTTAAACATCTTAATGAAAAAGGATTAGATGCAGGTCGGAAAAGATTATCCTGGATTGTCGGTCGGGATACATCAAAATTATCGGAACAGGAAATACGTTTGGCTGTTTTAGAAACTTTATCAGAGAATTTATCGGATGGCGTTGTTGCTCCTCTTTTTTACTATGCCATTGCCGGAGTTCCGGGAATGATGTGTTATAAAATTATTAACACAATGGATTCTATGATTGGATATAAAAATGAAAAGTATATTTTGTATGGACGGTTTGCCGCCCGATTGGATGATATTGCAAATTTTATTCCCGCCCGTATTACTGCTTTCCTAATGGTATTGCTCACACTTAATTCGAAAGGCTTTTTATACATCTTTAAATATGGGCATGCTCATCTTAGTCCTAATGCCGGTTACCCGGAGTCAGCACTCGCAGGAATAATGAATTGCCAATTTGGAGGTGCTCATGATTACGGCGGAAAAAGTGTTTACAAACCATTTATTGGAATTAATAACCGGACAATACTGAACGAAGATATCCATAAACTATTTTACATCAACCATTCGGTGTGTTTTGCCAGCATCTTTTTAATTACTGCTGTCCATTTTCCATATAGAATCCTGTTGTAA
- a CDS encoding aminotransferase class I/II-fold pyridoxal phosphate-dependent enzyme: MLHGHGDDGYQYKQEITANFSSNVWFGGKSENLKQYLFKNWDTIHSYPEASAESLVDTLAIYLNVNKNQIIATNGATEAFYLIAQCFSESNSSIIIPTFSEYEDACRVNKHKLFYINWAELTSKTIFEEGLVWICNPNNPNGNILESDELEEMLKINSKSIFVIDEAYIDFTDEINSSIDLLDKYENFILVKSLTKNFSIPGLRLGYLISNKVLVQNIQFYKAPWTVNSLAIEAGKFLLANKTDFLPPVNYYKSETKKFQKNLQKISGLQIHPSKTSFFLVELEESSAFELKKFLISNFGILIRDAANFRGLNSSYFRLATQTGEKNQLLIDALIQWNKLNS, from the coding sequence ATGTTACACGGACATGGAGATGATGGTTACCAATATAAACAAGAGATTACTGCCAATTTTAGCAGTAATGTTTGGTTTGGTGGAAAATCCGAAAATTTAAAACAATACCTATTCAAGAATTGGGATACGATACATTCTTATCCAGAAGCATCTGCAGAGAGTCTTGTAGACACGTTGGCGATTTATTTAAATGTTAATAAGAATCAAATTATTGCAACCAATGGCGCTACGGAAGCCTTTTACCTTATTGCACAATGTTTTTCTGAATCTAATTCAAGTATCATCATCCCTACCTTCTCCGAATATGAAGATGCCTGCAGAGTTAATAAACACAAGCTATTCTATATTAATTGGGCCGAATTAACCAGCAAAACCATTTTTGAAGAAGGTTTGGTCTGGATTTGCAATCCTAATAATCCAAATGGTAATATTTTAGAATCGGATGAACTTGAAGAAATGCTAAAAATCAATTCGAAATCTATTTTTGTGATTGATGAAGCTTATATTGATTTTACTGATGAGATTAACTCATCTATAGATTTACTTGATAAGTACGAGAATTTCATTTTGGTGAAATCTCTCACTAAAAACTTTTCAATTCCCGGCCTGAGATTGGGATATTTGATTTCAAACAAGGTATTGGTACAGAATATTCAATTCTACAAGGCTCCTTGGACGGTAAATTCACTGGCAATTGAGGCTGGAAAATTCCTTTTGGCAAATAAAACCGATTTTCTCCCACCTGTAAATTACTATAAATCAGAAACTAAAAAATTTCAAAAAAATCTCCAGAAAATTTCAGGTCTGCAAATTCATCCTTCAAAAACTTCTTTCTTTTTGGTTGAACTAGAAGAATCATCTGCTTTTGAGCTAAAAAAATTCTTAATTTCAAATTTTGGAATACTCATTCGTGATGCAGCTAATTTTCGGGGATTAAATTCTTCCTATTTTCGGCTCGCAACTCAAACCGGCGAAAAAAATCAATTATTAATCGATGCATTAATTCAATGGAACAAATTGAACTCATAA